A window of the Paraburkholderia sp. ZP32-5 genome harbors these coding sequences:
- a CDS encoding DUF1175 domain-containing protein produces the protein MPCERARVNSCARPDTARRVWLAHAVSLIAFASTTPVALALTPTTTLPDPDAFSASQSAAFRAWFSRIVDQQLRRGPTPRWTQRDCAGLVRFAVGETLKPHDSKWLRANGMTGLADASSMPPELQLSASQRTIANRWTRVDGSTGAYASAIALIQRNSRFVSKDINQALPCDLLFFDQGDDQHLMIWLDRYIAYHTGTVTPTDTGLRAVAVSDLMQWKDSRWQPRDGNPNFVGVFRLDFLTP, from the coding sequence ATGCCGTGTGAGCGTGCCCGCGTGAATTCCTGCGCGCGTCCGGACACCGCACGCCGCGTCTGGCTAGCGCATGCCGTCTCTCTGATCGCGTTTGCCAGCACCACGCCGGTCGCCCTTGCGCTGACTCCGACGACCACGCTTCCCGACCCCGACGCCTTCTCCGCGTCGCAATCGGCGGCTTTCCGCGCATGGTTCTCGCGCATCGTCGATCAGCAATTGCGGCGTGGCCCGACGCCGCGCTGGACGCAGCGCGATTGCGCGGGCCTGGTGCGCTTCGCGGTCGGTGAAACGCTGAAGCCGCACGACAGCAAATGGTTGCGCGCAAACGGCATGACCGGTCTCGCGGACGCGAGCAGCATGCCGCCCGAGCTGCAACTGTCGGCGTCGCAGCGCACGATCGCCAATCGCTGGACCCGCGTCGACGGATCGACCGGCGCGTACGCATCGGCGATCGCACTGATTCAGCGCAACAGCCGTTTCGTCTCGAAGGACATCAACCAGGCGCTGCCGTGCGACCTGCTGTTCTTCGACCAGGGCGACGACCAGCATCTGATGATCTGGCTGGACCGCTACATCGCCTATCACACCGGCACCGTGACGCCGACCGATACCGGTCTGCGCGCGGTCGCCGTTTCCGACCTGATGCAATGGAAAGACTCCCGCTGGCAGCCGCGCGACGGCAATCCGAATTTCGTTGGCGTGTTTCGTTTGGACTTTCTGACACCATGA
- a CDS encoding DUF2138 domain-containing protein, whose product MKMSRKKMAILIVGLLIVAGVIIQAVWRPFAHRKATQSAAVALDIQHPDAVIDSEALSRLPRDIVRVPLLHDVLTQDFVDYYESDPTRLSAEGALRRLAFEHQLDWRDELIRRVFDEPAHVLLWRSPDGRLGYWLMSIHRNGLAKLLQSLGNVAASDAQLSQVAKLSGDVPVYALKLAVGHTLLFAAKDDRLVVLSAPGMLLDDKGALLGERADAVSDMLASGRDDAARAYRLDAAGDAPKGHRLVVSANYLSFGYQAFFSGIDALRFDFAPDASTNGNAAATWKTWALIDPDKLPQQWNSADLWRALPANPAACASLPADWRDASGLLAKVIDNGEQGAAAIGDQLAGPAAVCWYAKSTLLAPVFVARVKTQDAAGSAALKAALGKTFGDAIGAYEAKAAPADGAKSSYLRLPVTMHQQGADVIVWQRPVSALSGTALASKASFAAQLSAEHYFPVTLALAHGYLIFSPDSRLVDDTLAVLDKRYPALADTLAPQRLPRTILTLTPSSAAALIEREAGAALPPDQEAVFRNAARTHLVPKLHALAHYPPVSLTLPQDLPGSTKWVPVDWWFDHAQGGAAAAQDSETGTLGAPVDQPGTEAD is encoded by the coding sequence ATGAAGATGTCGCGAAAAAAGATGGCTATTCTGATCGTCGGTCTTCTGATCGTGGCCGGCGTGATCATTCAGGCGGTGTGGCGTCCGTTCGCGCATCGCAAGGCCACGCAAAGCGCCGCCGTTGCCCTTGATATTCAGCATCCCGATGCCGTGATCGACAGCGAAGCGCTGTCGCGGCTGCCGCGCGACATCGTACGCGTGCCGCTGCTTCACGACGTGCTGACGCAAGACTTCGTCGACTACTACGAATCGGACCCGACGCGGCTGTCCGCCGAAGGCGCGCTGCGGCGTCTCGCGTTCGAACATCAGCTCGACTGGCGCGACGAACTGATCCGCCGCGTGTTCGACGAACCCGCGCATGTGCTGTTGTGGCGTTCGCCCGATGGCCGGCTCGGCTACTGGCTGATGTCGATTCATCGCAATGGTCTCGCGAAACTGCTGCAAAGCTTGGGCAACGTCGCCGCGAGCGACGCGCAGTTGAGCCAGGTCGCGAAGCTCTCCGGCGACGTGCCGGTGTATGCACTGAAGCTCGCGGTCGGCCACACGCTGCTGTTTGCCGCGAAGGACGATCGCCTCGTGGTGCTGTCCGCGCCTGGCATGCTGCTCGACGACAAGGGCGCCCTGCTCGGCGAGCGCGCGGACGCGGTGTCCGACATGCTCGCGTCGGGTCGCGATGACGCGGCGCGCGCATACCGGCTCGATGCGGCCGGCGACGCGCCGAAGGGCCATCGGCTGGTGGTGTCGGCCAACTATCTTTCGTTCGGCTATCAGGCGTTCTTCTCCGGCATCGACGCGCTGCGTTTCGATTTCGCGCCGGATGCGTCGACGAACGGCAACGCCGCCGCGACGTGGAAAACATGGGCGCTGATCGATCCGGACAAACTGCCGCAGCAATGGAATAGCGCGGACTTGTGGCGCGCGTTGCCGGCCAATCCGGCGGCCTGCGCGAGTTTGCCGGCGGACTGGCGCGACGCGTCGGGGCTGCTCGCCAAGGTCATCGATAACGGCGAGCAGGGCGCGGCTGCGATCGGCGATCAACTCGCCGGTCCGGCGGCGGTCTGCTGGTACGCGAAATCGACGTTGCTCGCGCCGGTATTCGTCGCGCGCGTGAAGACTCAGGACGCGGCCGGCAGCGCGGCATTGAAAGCCGCGCTCGGCAAGACTTTCGGCGACGCGATCGGCGCGTACGAAGCGAAGGCCGCGCCGGCCGATGGCGCAAAGTCGTCGTATCTGCGCTTGCCGGTCACGATGCATCAGCAGGGCGCGGATGTGATCGTGTGGCAGCGGCCGGTTAGCGCGCTGTCGGGCACTGCGCTCGCCAGCAAGGCGTCGTTTGCGGCGCAGTTGTCGGCGGAGCACTATTTCCCGGTGACGCTCGCGCTTGCGCACGGCTATCTGATCTTCTCGCCGGACAGCCGTCTCGTCGACGACACGCTCGCGGTGCTCGACAAGCGTTACCCGGCGCTCGCCGATACGCTCGCGCCGCAGCGTCTGCCGCGCACGATTCTGACGCTGACGCCGTCATCGGCCGCCGCGCTGATCGAGCGCGAGGCGGGCGCCGCGCTGCCGCCCGATCAGGAAGCGGTATTCCGCAACGCGGCGCGCACACATCTGGTGCCGAAGCTGCATGCGCTCGCGCACTATCCGCCGGTGTCGTTGACGCTGCCGCAGGACTTGCCGGGGTCGACGAAATGGGTGCCGGTCGACTGGTGGTTCGATCATGCGCAGGGTGGCGCCGCCGCGGCGCAGGACAGCGAGACTGGCACGCTCGGCGCGCCGGTGGATCAACCCGGCACCGAGGCTGACTAG
- a CDS encoding aminotransferase-like domain-containing protein, whose protein sequence is MFTFNPAFEAPSGSPIRELFKYLAQPGMISFAGGYPASDLFDREGLDAAAARASQQTTLCLQYGPTDGLAILKEQLAQLMTRRGTPCAPPDLLVTTGSQQGFDLLLRVMVAPGDVVLVEQPAYPATLQALKLQQADVVTVPVDQHGLDVERLAALLEAGTLRRAPKLLYTVPTFANPTGATLSLERRVALLKLAARYRFVIVEDDPYGDLRFDGEALPSLLALSEQVPDSRDWVVHFSSLSKIVAPGLRVGWMVAHAEIVRRCVVAKQTVDLCSAPWTQAIAAEYLASGALERHLPRIVDAYASKCRALCGALDAELARDIAFHRPAGGMFVWARLKAGGDASDYLHRCIEQNVMFVPGVAFYKDDVDTAALRLSFAAPGVADIETGVGRMKRALEKF, encoded by the coding sequence ATGTTCACCTTCAACCCCGCATTCGAAGCACCGAGCGGCTCGCCGATTCGCGAGCTGTTCAAATACCTCGCGCAGCCCGGCATGATCTCGTTTGCCGGCGGCTACCCGGCCAGCGATCTGTTCGACCGTGAAGGACTCGATGCCGCTGCGGCGCGCGCGTCGCAGCAAACCACGCTGTGTCTGCAATATGGCCCGACCGATGGTCTCGCAATTCTGAAAGAGCAACTCGCCCAGTTGATGACCCGGCGCGGCACGCCATGCGCGCCGCCGGATCTGCTGGTGACGACCGGTTCGCAACAAGGCTTCGATCTGCTGTTGCGTGTGATGGTCGCGCCCGGCGACGTGGTGCTCGTCGAACAGCCTGCCTATCCGGCGACGTTGCAGGCATTGAAACTGCAGCAGGCCGATGTGGTGACGGTGCCCGTCGATCAGCACGGCCTCGATGTCGAGAGGCTCGCCGCGTTGCTCGAAGCCGGCACGTTGCGCCGTGCGCCGAAGCTGCTGTACACGGTGCCGACGTTCGCGAATCCGACCGGCGCGACGTTGTCGCTCGAGCGTCGTGTCGCGTTGCTGAAACTCGCCGCGCGTTACCGGTTCGTGATCGTCGAGGACGACCCGTACGGCGATCTGCGGTTCGATGGCGAAGCGTTGCCGTCGCTGCTCGCATTGAGCGAGCAGGTGCCCGATTCGCGCGACTGGGTCGTGCATTTTTCGAGTCTGTCGAAGATCGTCGCGCCGGGTTTGCGTGTCGGCTGGATGGTCGCGCACGCGGAGATCGTCCGCCGTTGCGTGGTCGCCAAGCAGACCGTCGATCTATGCAGCGCGCCGTGGACTCAGGCCATCGCCGCCGAGTATCTGGCGAGCGGCGCGCTGGAGCGGCATCTGCCGCGTATCGTCGATGCGTATGCGTCGAAATGCCGTGCGCTATGCGGCGCGCTCGATGCGGAGCTTGCGCGCGACATCGCGTTTCACCGGCCGGCGGGCGGCATGTTCGTGTGGGCGCGTCTGAAGGCGGGAGGCGATGCGTCCGATTATCTGCATAGGTGCATCGAACAGAACGTGATGTTCGTGCCCGGTGTCGCGTTTTATAAAGACGATGTGGATACGGCGGCGCTGCGTTTGTCGTTTGCCGCGCCGGGCGTCGCCGATATTGAAACAGGTGTTGGCAGAATGAAACGCGCGCTTGAAAAGTTTTGA
- a CDS encoding NAD(P)/FAD-dependent oxidoreductase, with protein MSSKVVIVGGGVIGSSIAYFLRLSNPTVGVTVVERDPTYARSSSALSAASIRQQFSTPLSIQMSLFGIEFLRSIGERLEVDGTRPSIDLHEGGYLFLATPAGEATLRENHALQKSLGADISLLDSHGLQARFPWLNTDDLVAGAYGESGEGWFDGYGLVQALRKKAQALGARYVAADVTALHRDGRRVTQVQTADGERHACDVFVNAAGAWSRNVARMIGIELPVHARRRSIFNVTSPARLERCPLLIDPSGVYFRPEGNSYICGTSPSPDNDPDDLPLDEVDHALFDDVIWPTLANRVPQFEALRVQNCWSGYYEYNVLDQNAIIGGHPDIDNCIFANGFSGHGLQQGPATGRGVSELILHGRYTTLDLSALSFARVLENRPIVEKNVV; from the coding sequence GTGAGTTCCAAAGTCGTGATCGTCGGCGGTGGGGTGATCGGCAGCTCGATTGCGTATTTCTTGCGGCTGTCCAATCCGACAGTCGGCGTCACGGTGGTCGAACGCGATCCGACCTATGCGCGTTCGTCGTCGGCATTGTCGGCGGCATCGATCCGTCAGCAATTCTCCACCCCGCTATCGATTCAGATGTCGTTATTCGGCATCGAGTTTCTGCGCTCGATCGGCGAGCGGCTCGAAGTGGACGGCACGCGGCCGTCGATCGATCTGCACGAAGGCGGCTATCTGTTTCTCGCGACGCCCGCTGGTGAGGCGACGCTGCGCGAGAATCACGCGTTGCAGAAAAGCCTCGGCGCGGATATCAGCCTGCTCGATTCGCACGGCCTGCAAGCCCGTTTCCCCTGGCTCAATACCGATGATCTGGTTGCTGGTGCTTATGGCGAAAGCGGCGAGGGCTGGTTCGACGGCTATGGTCTCGTGCAGGCACTGCGCAAGAAAGCGCAGGCGCTCGGCGCGCGCTATGTCGCCGCCGATGTGACCGCGCTGCATCGCGATGGCCGGCGCGTCACGCAGGTGCAAACGGCGGACGGCGAGCGCCATGCGTGCGACGTCTTCGTCAACGCGGCCGGCGCGTGGTCGCGCAACGTCGCGCGGATGATCGGCATCGAGCTGCCGGTCCATGCACGGCGGCGCAGTATCTTCAACGTGACATCACCGGCGCGGCTCGAACGCTGTCCGCTGCTGATCGATCCGAGCGGCGTGTACTTTCGGCCCGAGGGCAATTCGTATATCTGCGGCACGTCGCCGTCGCCGGACAACGATCCCGACGATCTGCCGCTCGACGAAGTCGATCACGCGCTATTCGACGACGTGATCTGGCCGACGCTCGCGAACCGCGTGCCGCAGTTCGAAGCGCTGCGCGTGCAGAACTGCTGGTCCGGCTACTACGAATACAACGTGCTCGATCAGAACGCGATCATTGGCGGCCATCCGGATATCGATAACTGCATCTTCGCGAATGGCTTCAGCGGGCACGGTTTGCAGCAAGGCCCGGCGACCGGACGCGGCGTCAGCGAACTGATTCTGCACGGCCGCTATACGACGCTCGATCTGAGTGCGTTGAGCTTTGCGCGCGTGCTCGAAAACCGGCCGATCGTCGAGAAGAACGTCGTCTAG
- the amaB gene encoding L-piperidine-6-carboxylate dehydrogenase, with protein sequence MDASTILADLGIAQAAQAGDISVHSPVTGELIGRVASHTVADVDAALAQAKTAFAAWRNVPAPRRGELVRLLGNRLREQKHALGSLVSLETGKILQEGMGEVQEMIDICDFAVGLSRQLYGLTIASERPGHRMAETWHPLGTCVVISAFNFPVAVWSWNAALALVCGNAVIWKPSEKTPLSALAVNKILEDALKEFGDAPAGLTSLAIGGRDVGEKLVADPRASIVSATGSTEMGRKVGVEVAKRFGRSLLELGGNNAGIVTQTADHELAMRGILFSAVGTAGQRCTTLRRLFVHDSVYDKTVERLKQLYSRVPIGNPLEKGTLMGPLIDRQSFDRMQEALQQAKAEGGKVFGGERVEVKGYEGGYYVRPAIVEMPSQTAVVLKETFAPILYVLRYSDFADAVDANNAAHHGLSSCVFTSDLREAERFLSAAGSDCGIANVNIGPSGAEIGGAFGGEKETGGGRESGSDAWKAYMRRATNTVNYSSALPLAQGIDFNLD encoded by the coding sequence ATGGACGCTTCCACCATCCTTGCCGATCTCGGCATTGCTCAAGCCGCGCAAGCCGGCGATATCTCAGTTCATTCGCCGGTCACCGGCGAGCTTATCGGCCGAGTGGCCAGCCACACGGTGGCGGACGTCGACGCCGCGCTCGCGCAGGCCAAGACCGCCTTCGCCGCGTGGCGCAACGTGCCGGCGCCGCGCCGCGGCGAACTGGTACGGCTGCTCGGCAACCGTCTGCGCGAACAGAAGCACGCGCTCGGCAGCCTCGTATCGCTGGAGACCGGCAAGATCCTGCAGGAAGGGATGGGCGAAGTGCAGGAAATGATCGACATCTGCGATTTCGCGGTCGGTCTGTCGCGGCAGTTGTACGGTCTGACGATCGCGTCGGAGCGCCCCGGTCACCGGATGGCTGAAACGTGGCATCCGCTGGGCACCTGCGTCGTGATTTCGGCGTTCAATTTCCCGGTCGCGGTGTGGTCGTGGAACGCGGCGCTGGCATTGGTGTGCGGCAACGCGGTGATCTGGAAGCCGTCGGAAAAGACGCCGCTCTCGGCTCTCGCCGTCAATAAGATTCTCGAAGATGCGCTGAAGGAATTCGGCGACGCGCCGGCCGGGCTCACGTCACTTGCGATCGGCGGCCGCGATGTCGGCGAGAAGCTGGTGGCCGATCCGCGCGCGTCGATCGTCAGCGCGACGGGCAGCACCGAAATGGGCCGCAAGGTCGGCGTCGAAGTGGCGAAGCGCTTCGGCCGCTCGCTGCTCGAACTCGGCGGCAATAACGCGGGCATCGTCACGCAAACGGCGGATCACGAACTCGCGATGCGCGGCATCCTGTTCTCGGCGGTCGGCACGGCCGGCCAGCGCTGCACGACGCTGCGCCGTCTGTTCGTGCACGACAGCGTGTACGACAAGACCGTCGAGCGTTTGAAGCAGCTGTATAGCCGGGTGCCGATCGGCAATCCGCTCGAAAAGGGCACGCTGATGGGCCCGCTGATCGACCGTCAATCGTTCGATCGCATGCAGGAAGCGTTGCAGCAGGCGAAGGCCGAGGGCGGCAAGGTGTTCGGCGGCGAGCGCGTCGAGGTGAAAGGCTACGAGGGCGGCTACTACGTGCGTCCGGCGATCGTCGAGATGCCGTCGCAAACGGCCGTCGTGCTGAAGGAAACCTTCGCGCCGATTCTGTACGTGCTGCGCTACAGCGATTTCGCCGATGCGGTCGACGCGAACAACGCCGCGCATCATGGCCTGTCGTCGTGCGTGTTCACGAGCGATCTGCGCGAAGCGGAGCGCTTCCTGTCCGCAGCGGGCAGCGACTGCGGCATCGCGAACGTCAATATCGGGCCGAGCGGCGCGGAAATTGGCGGCGCGTTCGGCGGCGAGAAGGAAACCGGTGGCGGCCGCGAGTCGGGCTCGGATGCGTGGAAGGCCTATATGCGTCGCGCGACCAATACCGTTAACTACTCGTCGGCGTTGCCGCTCGCGCAGGGTATCGACTTCAATCTCGACTAA
- a CDS encoding TetR/AcrR family transcriptional regulator, giving the protein MARPKSEDKRNAILSAAVQVIEEQGLGAPTARIAKLAGVAEGTLFTYFDSKDALLNALYLTLKDELREALAPDFPHTENLRERALYLWTSYVDWGVANPHKRKVMLVLSASERITEQSRAVGMQAFADAGMLIADCIARGHLRDQSPAFASAIMGALAETTMDFIVREPRQRQKYLDAGFNSFWNAVTQS; this is encoded by the coding sequence ATGGCCCGCCCGAAAAGCGAGGACAAGCGCAATGCCATCCTGTCCGCCGCCGTCCAGGTGATCGAGGAACAGGGTCTGGGCGCGCCGACGGCCAGGATCGCAAAGTTGGCGGGCGTTGCCGAAGGCACGCTGTTCACCTACTTCGACAGCAAGGACGCACTGCTCAACGCACTCTATCTGACGCTCAAGGACGAACTGCGCGAGGCGCTCGCGCCTGATTTTCCACACACGGAAAATCTGCGCGAGCGCGCGCTGTACCTGTGGACCAGCTACGTCGACTGGGGCGTCGCCAATCCGCACAAACGCAAGGTCATGCTGGTGCTCAGCGCATCGGAGCGCATCACCGAACAGTCGCGCGCGGTCGGCATGCAGGCCTTTGCCGACGCCGGCATGCTGATCGCGGACTGCATCGCGCGCGGCCATCTGCGTGACCAGTCGCCGGCTTTTGCGTCGGCGATCATGGGCGCGCTGGCCGAGACGACGATGGACTTCATCGTTCGCGAACCGCGTCAGCGCCAGAAATATCTGGACGCCGGCTTCAACTCCTTCTGGAACGCCGTCACGCAATCATGA